AATGGGACAGGATTAGGGTGGCCCGAACATTGTCTTTTGATGACTGCATGAAGGAACTGGCTAAGGCAGGGGTGGGAAAGCAGTATTGGggttatgtaatcgattacagtgacgCTGTAATCGCTTACGATTGAAATGTACCGAAAGTGCGTGGCTGGTCCCCTGTTATGAATGAATTGCTCCCCACTTATGGGGTGGACCTAAGTCCTTTGGCTTCCTTGACACAACATGAAGGAACTGGCTAAGGCAAGGGTGGGAAGGCAGTATTGGggttatgtaatcgattacagtgacgCTGTAATCGCTTACGATTGACATGTACCGAAAGTGCGTGGCTGGTCCCCTGTTTTCAATGAATTGCTCCCCACTTATGGGGTGGACCTAAGTACTTTGGCTTCCTTGACACAGCATGAAGGAACTGGCTAAGGCAGGGGTGGGAAGGCAGTATTGGggttatgtaatcgattacagtgacgTTGTAATCGCTTACGATTGAAATGTACCGAAAATGCGTGACTGGTCCCCTGTTATGAATGAATTGCTCCCCACTTATGGGCTGGACCTAAGTACTTTGGCTTCCTTGACACAGCATGAAGGAACTGGCTAAGGCAGGGGTGGGAAGGCAGTATTGGggttatgtaatcgattacagtgacgCTGTAATCGCTTACGATTTACATGTACCGAAAGTGCGTGGCTGGTCCCCTGTTTTGAATGAGTTGCTCCCCACTTATGGGCTGGACCTAAGTACTTTGGCTTCCTTGTCACAGCATGAATGAGTTGCTGTTTTTCTTGGAAACGTGTACGTCTGGATGTAGTGATAAGGGAATGGGACAGGACTAGGGTGGCCCCAACATTGTCTTTTGATGACTGCTTGAAGGAACTGGGTAAGGCAGGGGTGGGAAGGCAGTATTGGgcttctgtaatcgattacagtgacgCTGTAATCGCTTACGATTGACATGTACCGAATGTGCGTGGCTGGTCCCCTGTTATGACTTAGTTGCTCCCCACTTATGGGCTCACCTAAGTAGTTTGGCAACCTTGACATGTACCTAAGTACCCCATTGTATTTTGATGAATGTGGTAGTCAATCTACGCATTACAAAGTACGGTCTTTTATAAACACgaataaaagattttgtttgaatttttattaatttcatgaATTTATTCAACAAGATTTATTCATTATCATTTAATGTTGTTGTGACTTTGAAGCGTCATAATGAAGGAGTGTGGTGTATACCTTTTCCCGCTCTCCCATGCATTTGGaaatcttttatcttaattaatcAGAGTTGCATTTAATGTGGGGAAATGGGATGTGACTGCAACACTCCATGTCTTGCCACCTGCTACGTAGTCTATGACAATGCATTAAATGCTCCTTCCTTAAACACTATAATTCTTACCTTGTGCATAACTTTTGCTCCATCATGTACTTTGCATTAAATGATCCTACCTTAATCCCTACCGTGTGCATTACTGGTGCTTTTTCTTCCCCATTTGGAAGTCCACTTTCATTTGTCTTTCTTCGAACTTTGTTAAACTACACATTAAAGGCAATGTTTCCAGGTTGGTATGAAGCAGATCAAGATCATTAAAGAAGGAGTAAATTTCTTCCAACACCTTGTCTGTAAGTATACATGGTTGTAACGtcctttaaatatttcttgtaacgtcctttaaatatttcttcattCGTCCTTTTCAGTAGGGGAAACCCTCGTTATTGGTCGTCTTTCTTACATAACCATGTATATAACACGTCTGAGTTAAATAAAACAACATCAGACACTTCATTAACACTGTTAGTGATGTCTGTACTGTAAtaagtttgtttatatattgtaacaaaactgctttattattttcaattgtaTTCATTAACCAATGTTTGCAgggaataaattattttgatggCCACTTATCCCAACAACGTCAATGTGGTTGGACAAACCATTGACGATGATGACAATTGTATAGAGTTGGTTCCTACTTTAAACATGTGTTTTGACACAATGGACGAAGCAAAGAAATTTTATTCCAATTACGGGAGAAGATGTGGTTTTGGAGTCCGAACCAGAACTTCTAAAAAGGATGACAACAACGAATTGTACTACCTCAGATTGGTTTGTTCTAGGGAAGGTAAATATGTTTCCACCCTTCGTCCAGAGGTGAAAACTCTGCCTAGTTAGACTAATCAATGTCCTGCTGGAATAACCATTGCACGAAAAGAGGGGAAATGGTTTGTAAGGACTGTCGTTGTAGAGCACAGTCATGCCCTGTGTCCACAAACCTCCAATCTAATCTGTTCTAATAGACAATTGAACATGCATGCCAAACACACTTTGGGGGTGAATGATGATGCCGGTGTACGTATTAATAAGAGTTTCCTTAGCATGGTTAGTGAAGCTGGTGGATATGAAAACATGGAATTTGTGGAGCAGGATGCAAGGAACTTCATTGGTCAACGTAGACGGTCACTGTGTAAGGAGGGTGATGGACAAGCATTGCTACATCACTTTTCAATAATGAGACAGCTCAATAACGAATTCTTCTACGAGATACAAATGGATCAATATAATAGAATTACTAGTGTATTTTGGGCAGATCCTCGTAGCCGAGCTGCATGTGAAGAATTTGGTGATGTCGTCTCTTTTGACACCACCTACTTGACAAACAAGTATGACATGCCATTTGCTCCATTTGTAGGAGTTAACCATCATGGACAATCCATTCTACTTGGTTGTGGATTGCTCTTATCTGAGGACACTTTGTCATTTGTATGGTTATTCAAATGTTGGCTAAGATGCATGGGAAACAAGGCGCCTTCCAGTATTGTAACCGATCAAAGTAAGGCGATGGCTAATGCAATTCAAGATGTCTTCCCTAAAACAAAGCATAGGTGGTGTTTGTGGCACATCATGAAAAAGGTTCCTGAAAAATTTCAAGGGTATAACAATTATGTTGGGATCAAGTGTGATATAAAATCGCTTGTCTATGACTCTGGTAATGCAGCAGACTTTGAAAATGGCTGGAATCGACTACTTATCACACATACCTTACAAAATAATGAATGGCTATGTAATCTGTATGAAGAGAGACAAAAATGGGTCCCTTGTTACTTGAGGAATCATTTTTGGGCTGGTATGTCCACAACTCAAAGAAGTGAGGGAATGAATGCTTTCTTTGATGGATTTATCAATTCCAGTACCACACTTCAACAGTTTGTAGTGCAATACGATAATGCTCTtaaattcaaggcccaaaaagAAATTGAAGCTGACTTCTCCTCTCTTAATACCAATATTGCATGTGGGTCTCAATCACCAATTGAGAGACAATTTCAAGTTCAGTACACACATGCAAAATTTGAGGAAGTACAAATGGAGTTTCGGTCCAGGATGAATTGTTTCATCAAGAACACGGTCAAGGACTGTATTTTCAACAAGTGCACAATAAAAGAAGAGTACATGTCGGATGAGAATTGTGACGCAAAATATTACGTCGTTGAATTTGATCCTGTTACAAACGATACAAGGTGCTTTTGCCTACTGTTTGAGTTTAGAGGCATCATATGTCGCCATTCGTTATTGGTTCTGGGGCAGGAAGATGTACAGAATGTCCCCTCCAAATATGTTCTTCGTCGTTGGAGCAAACTTGTTCGAAGAAAGCACACACTTATTATAGCATCTTATAGTCAAGTGCATCAGGAACCGAAGATGCAAAGATATCAATCGTTGTGTAAGCGGTTCTATGACATAGCTGAGGCTGCGTGTGAATCTGAAAGTGCTTCTAATGACTTGGAGAAAGAATTGGAATGTTTAGCTCAAAAATTGGGTTTCACTCCATCACTAAAAAATAACATCATAAGTGAGGAAGGACAACTAAGGTATGAGAATCCTTTGACCGATAATCCATCCAACCATACATGTGGAAGCACTGATGTACTTGTTCGAAGTCCAGTCGCGGTTAAGCGAAAAGGCAGACCGAGAACTAATAGATTGAAGTCAGCTGTTGAAAAAAGaactaaaaaatcaaaatcGGCTCCAACAAAACATTCTTCAACAACATCTGTTCAACCAGCGGTGAGTACTTCAAATATTGTAATAGTAGTATTATTGATTACTTTTCTTACATGTTGGTAATATGTGTTCCTCTGTGCAATCAGGAAACCACAACAAGTACTGTTGCAGAACTGCATCACCGCGTGGAACATACAACCCAAAGCAATGAAGTTTCCCAACTATCTGAAGTTCCTCCAATTGGATTTATCCAATTGTTATCTGCTGTTCATAACAATTTCCATAATTCACAGTGTTGATATATATGGGTTTCGGATGATATGGTTGTACATCATCTGTTACTGGAATGATGTCCAAAACCTCCAAAGGTAAAACCTTCAATATCAAAGAAAGCACATGCAAGGCAGTAGTAATCGAATACAAAttttatgtaatcgattacatcaCTGTTTTTGACATTTAATTTGGGTCCTGACGGTTCATATCAAAATTTTTTCTGTTACACAGGACAATGCGCTGACAGTTACTGCTGTCACCCGACAGTTACTGCTGTCACCCACTACCacaatttcatattaaatacaACTGTAACCTACTTCAGTCCTTTGATAACCCTCTACCACATACCATTTAACCTCCTACCCCCTTTTGAAAGCGTAGTAACCGAAATGGTAGATCGGGCTCACAAGAAAAACAGGGCTTCTTCTTCGACAGGGGGGCCTCCAAATCGGCCACCGCCATCCCCACCAGTCTCTCCACCCCTTACGAGTAATGAACTGTTCTCCAACGACGACCAATATGAAAGGTTCTCTACACATTTCTTTGAGCGTCCAATCCTGCAAGGGAAGTATCTTGATGTTGAATTTTTTGGTGATGGTACATTCGAATTCTTCGACATCTTGACAAAAGCTGGGCTAAATGATTTTGTCGCTTGTAGACGCCACAACTACCCTGAATTAGTCCGTGTTTTCTATAGCAATATGCGGGTTTTCGATTCCGGAGTAATAAGAACTGAGGTCAAAAAGGTGAAAATCACAATCAAACCTTCACTTTCTCATAAACTAACTTCCATCCCTTCTGTTGGTGCTCCTTTTGAAGGAAATGTTGTTGACGACTGGAAAGATCAATACAATTCTGTAAGTGCTAGGCAATTGATCTGCAAACCAGGTTCAAACATACAAGGTAGAATACTGGCCGGCACTATGAAGTTTCAAACTAGGATACTACATTATGTGGAAGTTGGTAATGAAGAACATGAAGTCGGAGAACCCTCCCACAATCCACAACCAACCTCTTCTCAAACATTGACTGAAGTCATCAATCAAATACAACAACTCCGCACTTTCATGGAAGACAGATTTGACACAATTGAAAATCGTGTTGGAGTCCTTCACGAAGAAGTCATTCAATTCCGCAATCAACTTGAGAGACAACCACCTGCTTAGATAACatttattctattttgttatgtcccttttaatttcaaaactttttctctGATGTAATGTTGTTAAGTCATTCTCTTAATGTACGtggtttttattattgttatcaaGTACTGCAACAACTTCTTACGTCACTGAATACGTTATTAGTGTTatcaaacactaaaaaaaactacTGGGGAGTTATTCAACCTTATGTGGGTAGACCAGGCATACTTTTGGTACAGAATGAGATTATTGtaggattaatcgattacgagtctcatttaatcgattacaccaacCTTAATTTGTCCAAGGTTTCCCTGCCACCAACTCTGACCCTggcaaacactaaaaaaaactacTGGGGAGTTATTCAACCTTATGTGGGTAGACCAGGCATACTTTTGGTATAGAATGAGATTGTtgtagtattaatcgattacgagtccttattaatcgattacaccaacCTTACATTGTCCAAGGTTTCCCTGCCACCAACTCTGACCCTggcaaacactaaaaaaaactacTGGGGAGTTATTCAACCTTATGTGGGTAGACCAGGCATACTTTTGGTACAGAATGAGATTGTTgtaggattaatcgattatgagtcccatttaatcgattacaccaacCTTAATTTGTCCAAGGTTTCCCTGCCACCAACTTTGACCCTGGGAAACACTAAAAAAACTACTGGAGAGTTATTCAACCTTATGTGGGTAGACCAGGCATACTTTTGGTACAAAATGAGATTGTtgtagtattaatcgattacgagtccttattaatcgattacaccaccCTTAAATTGTCCAAGGTTTCCTTGCCACCAACTCTGACCTTggcaaacactaaaaaaaactacTGGGGAGTTATTCAACCTTATGTGGGTAGACCAGGCATACTTTTGGTACATAATGAGATTGTtgtagtattaatcgattacgagtccttattaatcgattacaccaccCTTAAATTGTCCAAGGTTTCCCTGCCACCAACTCTGACCCTggcaaacactaaaaaaaactacTGGGGAGTTATTCAACCTTATGTGGGTAGACCAGACATACTTTTGGTACAGAATGAGATTTTtgtagtattaatcgattacgagtcccatttaatcgattacaccatCCTTAATTTGTCCAAGGTTTCCCTGCCACCAACTCTGACCCTGGCAAACACTAAAAAAACTACTGGGGAGTTATTCAACCTTATGTGGGTAGACCAGGCATACTTTTGGTACAGAATGAGATTGTtgtagtattaatcgattacgagtccttattaatcgattacaccaccCTTAAATTGTCCAAGGTTTCCCTGCCACCAACTCTGACCCTggcaaacactaaaaaaaactacTGGGGAGTTATTCAACCTTATGTGGGTAGACCAGACATACTTTTGGTACATAATGAGATTGTtgtagtattaatcgattacgagtcccatttaatcgattacaccaacCTTAATTTGTCCAAGGTTTCCGTGCCACCAACTCTGACCCTgacaaacactaaaaaaaactacTGGGGAGTTATTCAACCTTATGTGGGTAGACCAGGCATACTTTTGGTACACAATGAGATTGTtgtagtattaatcgattacgagtcccatttaatcgattacaccaccCTTAATTTATCCCAGGTTTCCCTGCCACCAACACTGAACCTGGGAACACCTTCGTTTCGTCTTCGAAACGCATACATCTCGGACGTTTTGAAATATGGTTCAGAAAAGCTTGCACAATGACCAAGAGGGTGCGCCCCTATTGAGAACACCGAAAAAACACCAGCAAACACTACTGGGGAGTTATTTACCCATTTCTGGGTACCGCAGACATAGTTTTCGTAAAAATTCCGATTTCTGtactagtaatcgattataactcccctgtaatcgattacagctTCCTCATACCTGGACATTTCATATAAGTACCACAATTTCAACTTCCCACTACGACCAAAAAACAAATGGAATTAATATAACATTCAAAACTGAAACAACCACTTTCTTTATCAACAATACTAAAGAAAATTGTTCCAAATACAACTATCCATAAGTAAACATCATCCTAATACTGGAATAATCAGAAATTACATTAATCAATCAAGTTTCAGACTATATCCGGTGTACGGAGTTCTACAAACTTGGCTTTTGTAACGTTTTCTATGTACTCTTTCCTTCATAACGGTTTCATGGCTGTAAACTCCTCCCTCACAGTCAAAGTTATTGTAAAAATCATGTTGGTTACACGGTGTACTGTCACCACCTTCATCTTTATTATTTCCTTCAAGCAGCTCAGCCTGCAATCTAGATAactcttcttcaagttcttcaattacaccATCTTGTTCCTCTAAAGCATCATTAATACCTTTTATCAGTTGATTTGTCTTGTTTATTCAATTCCTCTCCATTTGAATTAACTGATGCTTTGACACATGTTTCACTATGTTCTGTCCTTGATGCACCATAATCATCAAGCATCTGCAATTTCATCACAATTACCATTAAATCAAACATTCATTCAAAGAaatgtaataaaacaataaagtaCATACCACACCCGTCTCCATTGCACGTTTAATGAACTTGTCACCTACATTTATATTCATCCAATGCAAAAATCTTGGATATTTATGTACACAAACATTCGAAGGAATGAAACGATCACAAAATCATACCTGAAATACATCATATACGTCATAATTAGTCATCTCAATTAACAAACAGCAAACAATCCATGGAACAAATTTACCTGGAACACGTATACACAACCATCCACATAAACAGTGGTTGCACCTTTTCCTCTATTCCACGTTGTACAAGCTTTGCACAGACTGCTAAGTAGATAATGGTACACTATGCGAGCCCAACAAAAAGTTCTCAAATcactgattctatcaacaatttcaaacaaaattgggAATATTGTTCTGTTGCGATTAGGAAACAGAACCTCACTAATTGCTACCAAAATGTACAACCTACAAACATCTATTGAAGGCAACTTTTTGTGTTGcttcaaaataaattcatataccAAATCCAATTCATATTTTCCATTAGCAAAGTACTTCCGACAATGACTTTCACTGAGTTTgttttcattcaatttaatcTGCTCACCAACCAAACCCAACCCTAGGCTTAAACTCACATCTATTTCCTTGAATTCAACAAATTTATCTCCAAAACTAAAACCACCTCTGTCATCATCCCATCTAATCAGTAAATCGCTCAGAATATTCCTTCCAATCTTAATATTATCATGTAATTCTAAAAACCATCGAAAGTGAGTCTTGGAGATTATGGACTTCTGTTCCTCACTCAAAATGTCATTCAAAGAAGCAATACGTTTCGTTT
This window of the Vigna angularis cultivar LongXiaoDou No.4 chromosome 7, ASM1680809v1, whole genome shotgun sequence genome carries:
- the LOC108336610 gene encoding protein FAR-RED IMPAIRED RESPONSE 1-like, giving the protein MHAKHTLGVNDDAGVRINKSFLSMVSEAGGYENMEFVEQDARNFIGQRRRSLCKEGDGQALLHHFSIMRQLNNEFFYEIQMDQYNRITSVFWADPRSRAACEEFGDVVSFDTTYLTNKYDMPFAPFVGVNHHGQSILLGCGLLLSEDTLSFVWLFKCWLRCMGNKAPSSIVTDQSKAMANAIQDVFPKTKHRWCLWHIMKKVPEKFQGYNNYVGIKCDIKSLVYDSGNAADFENGWNRLLITHTLQNNEWLCNLYEERQKWVPCYLRNHFWAGMSTTQRSEGMNAFFDGFINSSTTLQQFVVQYDNALKFKAQKEIEADFSSLNTNIACGSQSPIERQFQVQYTHAKFEEVQMEFRSRMNCFIKNTVKDCIFNKCTIKEEYMSDENCDAKYYVVEFDPVTNDTRCFCLLFEFRGIICRHSLLVLGQEDVQNVPSKYVLRRWSKLVRRKHTLIIASYSQVHQEPKMQRYQSLCKRFYDIAEAACESESASNDLEKELECLAQKLGFTPSLKNNIISEEGQLRYENPLTDNPSNHTCGSTDVLVRSPVAVKRKGRPRTNRLKSAVEKRTKKSKSAPTKHSSTTSVQPAETTTSTVAELHHRVEHTTQSNEVSQLSEVPPIGFIQLLSAVHNNFHNSQC